The following are from one region of the Silene latifolia isolate original U9 population chromosome 9, ASM4854445v1, whole genome shotgun sequence genome:
- the LOC141599669 gene encoding uncharacterized protein LOC141599669: MWVVGLFCLINPININQTSLFSKNPTSQTQFLLPHSLSNSPSSDTHLSHKPVTQKKTLDLFVMESKNNPINSKSIPPIDSPKNDIVGVISEEIVAGIRSDLKEDRVDENSGGRASKGGDELIGFPSPEKPWTIPVGYCRRCCITLDMELDGRIGMWIDPKDGISVVVDGSGLCEDCEYKNSIETDPNWGRSRRISSEERSCEEKCAFVFEFGVGGEG; encoded by the exons ATGTGGGTTGTGGGCCTGTTTTGCTTAATTAACCCAATTAACATTAATCAAACCTCATTATTTTCTAAAAACCCTACCTCACAAACACAATTCCTACTGCCGCACTCACTCTCAAACTCTCCCTCATCAGACACTCATCTCTCCCACAAGCCTGTCACACAAAAAAAAACCCTAGATCTGTTTGTCATGGAGTCAAAAAACAATCCTATTAATTCTAAAAGCATTCCTCCTATCGATTCTCCCAAAAACGACATTGTTGGTGTCATTTCTGAAGAGATTGTCGCTGGTATTAGGTCGGATCTGAAGGAAGATAGAGTCGATGAAAACAGTGGTGGTCGAGCCTCGAAG GGAGGTGACGAATTAATAGGATTTCCATCTCCAGAGAAACCATGGACAATTCCTGTTGGGTACTGTCGCAGGTGCTGTATCACTTTGGATATGGAGCTTGATGGCCGCATTGGTATGTGGATTGATCCTAAAGACGGTATTAGTGTTGTTGTTGACGGAAGTGGGCTATGTGAAGACTGTGAATACAAGAATTCAATTGAGACGGATCCTAATTGGGGTAGGAGTAGAAGAATCAGTTCAGAAGAAAGGTCTTGTGAAGAAAAATGTGCGTTTGTATTTGAATTTGGTGTCGGAGGAGAAGGATAA